Proteins encoded in a region of the Pieris napi chromosome 5, ilPieNapi1.2, whole genome shotgun sequence genome:
- the LOC125049740 gene encoding ankyrin repeat and ELMO domain-containing protein D-like has translation MKSALFVILLKVILSDSVRKEICEQCLAKEQCPSFASMNRQEQITWNLKFPCDDQQDKKNNVFGFSPVAKGDLVCCQNSQVWGVNNLGSNTVSSAIDTDTKSNSSDPAIKPEYGNLYDQPNRRNPYLYGNQNNPNMYGNQQYPDNPYRGQQNYPNQNMYGNQNMPNNGNSGNFGNQGRYPGYLGNQFPDNQNTFGQPGGYDQNGGFTPSQNLFGGLQNRPSQALGGQFNRPTNQYPYGGQQNRPNPNLYNNPQYGNRPSYPVSSINGSPWGNQRKPGYQRYPHSHVQPGILNPGQNNIIPGYHNNQPTNIPGQAQPGTFNPGLNIPGNENNFVPDYQNPQTNILNPGITNPGLPSEGIQNNIVPGYQNPQSNIPKQLQPGLNTGLPSTINENPPYQSNPNGNQNSYGNDPQDHNPNLDEECNRMKTSYPPSPETGCCGRDMSDADKVTDLQSLLNMFAPPKQNSWNQPRNNQRHHNRPSTSWPTYQRRKRATQNDTDLSLDNRIAGGRETELDQFPWTVLMKTTFDYGTKISAFSCGGSLISRRYVLTAGHCVFEPKARISDVEVTLAEYDKRTFPIDCITVFGGGRECVKNVLMHAEDVIHHPEYDDDRLLNDIALVRLNAFAPYTRYIRPVCLPNINIDIPEFSNLPLAVAGWGRDHQYLTDVKQSTVVQLVPPEDCKKSYPNLSKKHLCAAGRTGQDTCKGDSGGPLMMLYKGSYYIIGIVSGKRADSPCGSKVPSLYTNVYQYISWIQNTIRE, from the exons ATGAAGAGTGCATTATtcgttattttgttaaaagttattttaagtgaCTCCGTTAGGAAAG aAATATGTGAGCAATGCCTTGCAAAAGAACAATGTCCATCATTCGCGAGTATGAACAGACAGGAGCAAATTACCTGGAACTTAAAGTTCCCTTGTGACGACCAACAGGATAAAAAGAATAACGTTTTTGGTTTCTCACCTGTTGCGAAAGGAGATTTG gtaTGCTGTCAAAATTCACAAGTATGGGGGGTTAACAACTTAGGTTCCAATACAGTTAGTTCAGCCATTGATACAGATACAAAGAGCAATAGCTCTGACCCCGCTATTAAGCCTGAGTACGGAAACTTGTATGACCAACCAAACAGAAGAAATCCCTACTTATATGGAAACCAAAACAACCCAAATATGTATGGAAATCAACAGTATCCGGACAACCCCTATAGAGGACAACAGAATTATCCTAATCAGAACATGTACGGTAACCAAAATATGCCAAACAACGGTAATTCAGGTAATTTTGGTAATCAAGGACGCTATCCTGGGTATTTAGGAAACCAATTTCCTGACAACCAAAATACTTTTGGCCAACCTGGTGGCTATGATCAAAATGGTGGCTTTACGCCaagtcaaaatttatttggCGGTTTGCAAAATCGTCCTTCACAGGCTTTAGGTGGCCAGTTCAATAGACCTACAAACCAGTATCCCTATGGTGGACAGCAAAATCGACCGAACCCAAATCTTTACAATAATCCTCAGTATGGCAATAGACCATCATATCCCGTTTCCAGTATAAATGGTTCTCCTTGGGGCAATCAACGGAAACCAGGATACCAAAGATACCCGCATAGTCATGTCCAACCAGGCATATTAAACCCaggtcaaaataatataatcccAGGCTACCACAATAATCAACCGACTAATATTCCGGGTCAAGCACAACCTGGAACCTTCAATCCAGGTTTGAATATACCTGGCAACGAAAATAATTTCGTACCGGATTATCAGAACCCACAAACGAATATACTAAACCCTGGTATTACGAATCCTGGACTTCCATCGGAAGGTATCCAAAACAATATAGTGCCAGGATACCAAAACCCACAATCCAATATACCCAAGCAACTGCAGCCTGGATTAAATACTGGATTACCTTCAACAATTAACGAAAATCCACCATATCAGTCCAATCCAAATGGAAATCAAAACTCCTATGGCAATGATCCTCAGGATCATAATCCTAACTTAGATGAAGAGTGTAACAGAATGAAGACAAGTTATCCTCCGAGCCCTGAAACTGGTTGTTGTGGAAGAGATATGTCAGATGCTGACAAAGTAACTG ATTTGCAGagtttgttaaatatgtttGCACCGCCGAAACAGAACTCTTGGAATCAGCCAAGAAACAACCAACGACATCACAACCGACCGTCAACATCATGGCCCACATACCAAAGAAGGAAACGTGCAACACAAAATGATACTGATCTATCACTCGATAATAGAATAGCAG gAGGCAGAGAAACAGAACTTGATCAATTCCCTTGGACAGTTCTCATGAAGACTACTTTCGACTACGGGACAAAAATTTCTGCGTTTAGCTGTGGAGGATCACTTATCAGTCGGCGATATGTACTTACAGCTGGACATTGCGTTTTCGAACCTAAAGCCAGGATCAGCGA TGTTGAAGTAACGTTAGCAGAGTATGACAAACGAACATTCCCAATTGATTGCATCACAGTTTTCGGTGGTGGACGCGAATGTGTCAAGAACGTCCTCATGCACGCTGAAGACGTGATCCACCATCCAGAATACGACGACGATCGACTACTTAATGACATTGCTCTCGTGAGGCTTAATGCATTTGCACCATATACAA GATATATAAGACCAGTCTGCCTTCCAAACATCAACATTGATATTCCGGAATTTTCCAACCTACCTCTCGCCGTCGCAGGCTGGGGTCGTGACCACCAGTACCTGACTGATGTTAAACAGTCTACCGTAGTCCAATTGGTACCACCTGAGGATTGCAAGAAGTCCTACCCTAATCTATCCAAGAAACATCTCTGTGCTGCAGGAAGAACGGGACAGGACACATGTAAGGGCGATTCTGGAGGACCCCTCATGATGCTGTATAAAGGCAGTTACTACATCATCGGTATTGTTAGTGGCAAACGAGCTGATAGTCCTTGCGGATCTAAAGTGCCATCTCTTTATACTAATGTCTATCAGTACATCAGTTGGATACAAAACACTATTAGAGAATAG
- the LOC125049958 gene encoding D-beta-hydroxybutyrate dehydrogenase, mitochondrial isoform X1 produces the protein MKWIRVVAITGCDSGLGWALAARLAREGLVTVAGMYKGTNTEASKALRALCAHPHMLDVTRPESIANFYDYVKCLLEKNPDYRLYALINNAGVMTIADYEVQPPEIFENTINVNLMGPMRMVSTFLPELRKNASEGLKPRIINVASHCGLQPLPGFAPYSGSKAGLLAWTRALRLEHFGTGLSVAAFIPGGFVSNSNLMANQKRQEEIILKHLNNEQKPIYETKIKTLNNYLCPNVQSPSFDAMKDENLIETFMKAALSENPKLQYKVESWRYKFYYTLFKIPFPEIVHLWLIKKFLRFPV, from the exons ATGAAGTGGATTCGAGTTGTGGCCATAACAGGATGCGACAGCGGCCTTGGCTGGGCACTAGCGGCTCGACTAGCTCGGGAAGGTCTTGTTACAGTGGCAG GCATGTATAAGGGCACGAACACCGAGGCTTCCAAAGCCCTGAGAGCCCTTTGTGCACATCCTCACATGTTGGATGTGACGAGGCCCGAAAGCATTGCCAATTTTTATGACTATGTTAAATGTCTTTTAGAGAAAAATCCCGATTATA gATTATATGCCCTGATCAACAATGCTGGAGTAATGACCATAGCTGACTATGAAGTGCAACCACcagaaatatttgaaaatacaataaatgtaaacttaATGGGTCCTATGAGGATGGTGTCAACATTTCTACCTGAGCTTAGAAAAAATGCTTCCGag GGTTTAAAACCTCGTATAATTAACGTCGCCAGCCACTGCGGTCTGCAGCCACTGCCTGGCTTTGCCCCGTACAGCGGTAGTAAGGCAGGCTTGCTTGCGTGGACGCGTGCTCTACGGCTAGAACATTTTGGTACCGGGCTGAGTGTAGCGGCGTTTATACCAG GAGGATTCGTCAGTAACAGCAACCTCATGGCCAATCAGAAACGCCAAGAAGAAATAATCTTAAAACATTTGAACAACGAGCAAAAACCGATTTACGAAACcaaaatcaaaacattaaataattatctgtGTCCAAATGTACAGTCACCTAGTTTCGATGCTATGAAAGACGAAAACTTAATCGAAACTTTCATGAAAGCTGCATTGTCAGAAAATCCAAAATTACAATACAAAGTGGAATCTTGGCGTTACAAGTTTTACTAcactttgtttaaaataccttttcCTGAAATTGTACATCTTTGGCTTATTAAGAAGTTTTTGAGATTTCCAGTTTAA
- the LOC125049958 gene encoding 17-beta-hydroxysteroid dehydrogenase type 2 isoform X2, producing the protein MYKGTNTEASKALRALCAHPHMLDVTRPESIANFYDYVKCLLEKNPDYRLYALINNAGVMTIADYEVQPPEIFENTINVNLMGPMRMVSTFLPELRKNASEGLKPRIINVASHCGLQPLPGFAPYSGSKAGLLAWTRALRLEHFGTGLSVAAFIPGGFVSNSNLMANQKRQEEIILKHLNNEQKPIYETKIKTLNNYLCPNVQSPSFDAMKDENLIETFMKAALSENPKLQYKVESWRYKFYYTLFKIPFPEIVHLWLIKKFLRFPV; encoded by the exons ATGTATAAGGGCACGAACACCGAGGCTTCCAAAGCCCTGAGAGCCCTTTGTGCACATCCTCACATGTTGGATGTGACGAGGCCCGAAAGCATTGCCAATTTTTATGACTATGTTAAATGTCTTTTAGAGAAAAATCCCGATTATA gATTATATGCCCTGATCAACAATGCTGGAGTAATGACCATAGCTGACTATGAAGTGCAACCACcagaaatatttgaaaatacaataaatgtaaacttaATGGGTCCTATGAGGATGGTGTCAACATTTCTACCTGAGCTTAGAAAAAATGCTTCCGag GGTTTAAAACCTCGTATAATTAACGTCGCCAGCCACTGCGGTCTGCAGCCACTGCCTGGCTTTGCCCCGTACAGCGGTAGTAAGGCAGGCTTGCTTGCGTGGACGCGTGCTCTACGGCTAGAACATTTTGGTACCGGGCTGAGTGTAGCGGCGTTTATACCAG GAGGATTCGTCAGTAACAGCAACCTCATGGCCAATCAGAAACGCCAAGAAGAAATAATCTTAAAACATTTGAACAACGAGCAAAAACCGATTTACGAAACcaaaatcaaaacattaaataattatctgtGTCCAAATGTACAGTCACCTAGTTTCGATGCTATGAAAGACGAAAACTTAATCGAAACTTTCATGAAAGCTGCATTGTCAGAAAATCCAAAATTACAATACAAAGTGGAATCTTGGCGTTACAAGTTTTACTAcactttgtttaaaataccttttcCTGAAATTGTACATCTTTGGCTTATTAAGAAGTTTTTGAGATTTCCAGTTTAA